Proteins from one Microbacterium hatanonis genomic window:
- a CDS encoding DUF4239 domain-containing protein, giving the protein MAQEDIEWDRVLGYAVGAYGVFYGVTLGLIAAGAYGNLVEVDDAVLSESSSIAVMYRSADQFPEPVSSELQAALIDYTEKVVELDWPLQQRLIVPETTDAEVGIIQDAILSLEPTTTTETTLQAQTLVVFNDFVAERRQRLALTSLALPGVLWIVLAVGAVLNAVLIGLIQVTNLRIHLLMAGLIALFVSLLLYAVAGFDHAYAGPVAVEPIYFQDLIDGLFIQVP; this is encoded by the coding sequence ATGGCACAGGAAGACATCGAGTGGGACCGCGTGCTCGGGTACGCCGTAGGCGCCTACGGAGTGTTCTACGGGGTCACGCTCGGGCTCATCGCGGCCGGCGCCTACGGCAACCTCGTCGAGGTCGACGACGCCGTGTTGTCGGAGTCTTCGTCGATTGCGGTGATGTACCGCAGCGCCGACCAGTTCCCCGAGCCGGTGTCGTCGGAGCTGCAGGCCGCGCTCATCGATTACACGGAGAAGGTCGTCGAACTTGACTGGCCCTTGCAGCAGCGACTGATCGTGCCCGAGACGACCGATGCTGAAGTCGGGATCATCCAGGACGCGATTCTCTCGCTCGAACCGACGACGACGACCGAGACGACACTGCAGGCGCAGACGCTCGTCGTCTTCAACGACTTCGTCGCTGAACGGCGCCAACGTCTCGCGCTGACGAGCCTCGCCCTGCCGGGGGTGCTGTGGATCGTGCTAGCCGTCGGCGCGGTGTTGAACGCCGTGCTCATCGGCCTGATCCAGGTCACCAACCTGCGGATACATCTGCTAATGGCCGGGCTGATCGCCCTGTTCGTTTCGTTGCTGCTGTACGCGGTGGCAGGCTTCGACCATGCCTATGCGGGACCGGTCGCCGTCGAGCCGATCTACTTCCAAGACCTCATCGACGGGCTCTTCATTCAAGTGCCCTGA
- a CDS encoding acyltransferase family protein: protein MRIYGLDAIRIICAAIVALGHFPFDFTESLTPALGSTAANFVDALLGNAFNGPAAVIVFFVLSGFVIHLPYTSGRKFFWGEFAARRYTRIIPPLVIFMILSFAFGRPVTDWDWNNTVLWSVICELIYYTMYPALRRLRVSFLNQTFVAFGVAAALGIAGWPVVESSGEDYVVFGYFTFLLGLPAWLAGCALAERRERFRVLTPAAMWAMRVAIFALSVIFRAIKFHGEPYVGVGASNVYLLTVLALPTTIWLGFEAKYYAERTNRSVRLLDRGGAASYSLYLVHTLALTALANVLVLGDIGSFVIYGLATTLGTIVFYWMVERPSHLLARRFGSAARSRREMGEQEARLRSPS, encoded by the coding sequence TTGCGCATCTACGGACTGGACGCTATCCGGATCATCTGCGCCGCAATTGTGGCCCTCGGCCATTTTCCGTTCGATTTCACGGAATCACTGACGCCAGCCCTCGGCTCGACCGCTGCGAACTTCGTGGACGCTCTTCTCGGAAACGCTTTTAATGGACCAGCGGCCGTCATCGTGTTCTTCGTCCTCAGCGGGTTTGTGATCCACCTGCCCTACACGTCCGGACGAAAATTCTTCTGGGGAGAGTTCGCCGCACGGCGATACACCCGCATAATCCCCCCGCTGGTTATCTTCATGATCCTCTCGTTCGCGTTCGGCCGGCCGGTTACCGACTGGGACTGGAACAATACCGTTCTGTGGAGCGTAATCTGCGAGCTGATCTATTACACGATGTATCCCGCCCTCCGTCGGCTCCGCGTGTCATTCCTCAACCAGACCTTCGTCGCATTCGGGGTCGCCGCCGCTCTGGGAATCGCCGGTTGGCCCGTCGTGGAGTCGAGCGGCGAGGACTACGTAGTGTTCGGCTACTTCACCTTCCTGCTCGGGCTTCCGGCGTGGCTAGCAGGCTGCGCCCTGGCAGAACGCCGTGAACGATTCCGGGTACTCACTCCCGCCGCAATGTGGGCGATGCGGGTCGCAATTTTTGCTCTCTCGGTGATCTTCCGCGCCATCAAATTCCACGGTGAGCCTTACGTGGGGGTGGGCGCCTCGAATGTCTACCTGTTGACCGTACTCGCCCTTCCGACAACTATCTGGCTCGGCTTTGAGGCGAAATACTATGCCGAACGTACGAATCGCAGCGTCCGCCTCCTGGACCGCGGCGGCGCAGCGAGCTACTCGCTCTACCTCGTGCACACACTCGCCCTGACCGCGCTAGCGAACGTACTGGTACTGGGAGATATTGGTTCATTCGTCATTTATGGTCTAGCGACGACTCTCGGGACGATTGTTTTTTACTGGATGGTCGAGAGACCCAGCCATCTCCTAGCTCGGAGATTCGGCTCCGCAGCTAGGAGTCGACGCGAGATGGGCGAGCAGGAGGCGCGCCTGCGGTCACCCAGCTAG
- a CDS encoding ROK family transcriptional regulator, with the protein MAQSTARADVMRSAVLAHIGASGPTSRADLARELGVSPALITQHTRQLIADGLLVELEHSPSQGGRPARLLGLVADAGRAIGVKIVADHITAVEVGIDGAVVRSATEPFDAAAGTAVTRLGEVLRGFIAGGGEAPLLGIGVGVPGNVDEQAVGTVDSTQLGWLRVPLGEALRRELDLPVLVENNVNALAIAEALHGQARGHENVLVITIGTGVGAGLLSDSRVLRGRSGGAGEIGHTPVEEDGPLCQCGGHGCLEALIGQSALVAQARERGLISADAGIAVLRGLADAGDEGAQQLFSRAGHLLGRVLAGVVNLVDPEIVIVLGEGVEAWSHWSFGFEPAFRAGLIPRNRAVPVAVETWQDDRWAQGAASLVLSTPFDAQGQSGEQGRLVRERLAVSRTASPDAAVTGPEAAKE; encoded by the coding sequence TTGGCCCAGTCCACTGCACGCGCCGACGTCATGCGTTCGGCCGTTCTCGCTCACATCGGGGCGAGCGGCCCGACGTCTCGCGCCGACCTCGCCCGCGAGCTCGGCGTCTCACCCGCGCTCATCACGCAGCACACCCGGCAGCTCATCGCCGACGGTCTGCTCGTCGAGCTCGAGCACAGCCCCTCGCAGGGCGGACGCCCCGCGCGTCTCCTCGGGCTCGTCGCCGACGCGGGCCGTGCCATCGGGGTGAAGATCGTCGCCGACCACATCACCGCGGTCGAGGTCGGCATCGACGGCGCCGTCGTCCGCTCGGCGACCGAGCCCTTCGACGCCGCGGCCGGCACCGCCGTCACGCGCCTCGGCGAGGTGCTGCGCGGCTTCATCGCCGGGGGCGGCGAGGCGCCCCTGCTCGGCATCGGTGTGGGGGTTCCCGGCAACGTCGACGAGCAGGCCGTCGGCACCGTCGACTCCACCCAGCTGGGCTGGCTGCGGGTTCCTCTCGGCGAGGCGCTGCGGCGAGAGCTCGACCTGCCCGTGCTCGTGGAGAACAACGTCAACGCCCTCGCGATCGCCGAGGCCCTGCACGGCCAGGCTCGGGGGCACGAAAACGTGCTGGTCATCACGATCGGAACGGGCGTCGGCGCGGGCCTGCTCAGCGACAGCCGCGTGCTGCGCGGTCGCAGCGGCGGCGCGGGCGAGATCGGGCACACCCCCGTCGAGGAAGACGGACCCCTCTGCCAGTGCGGTGGCCACGGCTGCCTCGAAGCGCTCATCGGCCAGAGTGCGCTCGTCGCTCAGGCGCGCGAGCGCGGCCTCATCTCGGCAGACGCCGGCATCGCTGTGCTGCGCGGTCTCGCCGACGCGGGCGACGAAGGAGCGCAGCAGCTCTTCTCGCGCGCGGGCCACCTGCTCGGGCGCGTGCTCGCCGGGGTGGTCAACCTGGTCGATCCCGAGATCGTGATCGTGCTGGGCGAGGGCGTGGAGGCATGGAGCCACTGGTCGTTCGGCTTCGAACCCGCCTTCCGTGCGGGCCTCATCCCCCGCAACCGCGCCGTGCCCGTCGCCGTCGAGACCTGGCAGGACGACCGGTGGGCGCAGGGCGCGGCATCGCTCGTGCTCTCCACCCCGTTCGACGCGCAGGGCCAGTCGGGGGAGCAGGGGCGCCTCGTACGCGAGCGCCTGGCGGTCTCACGCACGGCGTCACCCGACGCTGCGGTAACCGGCCCCGAGGCGGCGAAGGAATGA
- a CDS encoding carbohydrate ABC transporter permease yields MTLTYRPVPATEGREAIENPPVRRRRKKGRYALTVLVFLLPSALPLAFFTIYPMFGALWTSFHKWNLLAPMQWVGFDNYVSLAQDPTTQRAFFNTFYYLAGYLPLVYVGGLALALALNARIKGRNILRGVYFLPVVTSWIVVALVWRWLLNPSVGIVNATLGVFGIEGPGWWTDPAWAMPSIIIASAWKDLGFVMIILLAGLQAIPQEMYEAAKVDGAGAWRRLFNVTLPLLSPSTFFVVVISLINGFQVFDQVYAMTGGGPAGASTVVVQQIFDLTFRYGAAGEASALSWMLFVLVLGVTVVQIIGQKRWVTYA; encoded by the coding sequence ATGACGCTCACCTACCGGCCCGTTCCGGCCACCGAGGGCCGCGAGGCGATCGAGAACCCTCCCGTGCGTCGCCGCCGCAAGAAGGGGCGCTACGCGCTCACGGTGCTCGTCTTCCTGCTGCCGAGCGCCCTGCCGCTCGCCTTCTTCACGATCTACCCGATGTTCGGGGCCCTCTGGACGAGCTTCCACAAGTGGAACCTGCTCGCGCCCATGCAGTGGGTCGGCTTCGACAACTACGTCTCGCTCGCACAAGACCCCACGACGCAGCGGGCGTTCTTCAACACCTTCTACTACCTCGCCGGCTACCTGCCGCTGGTCTACGTCGGCGGACTCGCCCTCGCCCTCGCGCTCAACGCGCGCATCAAGGGGCGCAACATCCTCCGAGGCGTCTACTTCCTGCCGGTCGTCACGAGCTGGATCGTCGTCGCCCTCGTGTGGCGGTGGCTGCTCAACCCCTCGGTCGGCATCGTCAACGCCACGCTCGGCGTCTTCGGCATCGAAGGACCGGGGTGGTGGACCGACCCTGCCTGGGCCATGCCGTCGATCATCATCGCCTCGGCCTGGAAAGACCTCGGCTTCGTCATGATCATCCTGCTCGCCGGGCTCCAGGCGATCCCGCAGGAGATGTACGAGGCGGCGAAGGTCGACGGCGCCGGCGCGTGGCGGCGGTTGTTCAACGTCACCCTCCCGCTCCTGTCGCCCTCGACGTTCTTCGTCGTCGTCATCTCGCTCATCAACGGGTTCCAGGTCTTCGACCAGGTGTACGCGATGACCGGAGGCGGACCCGCGGGGGCGAGCACCGTCGTGGTGCAGCAGATCTTCGACCTGACCTTCCGCTACGGCGCCGCGGGCGAAGCATCCGCCCTCTCGTGGATGCTCTTCGTTCTCGTGCTCGGAGTGACCGTCGTGCAGATCATCGGCCAGAAGAGGTGGGTCACCTATGCGTGA